The window tacatttataaatagatatatcaagttgtatttaatacttacatcgaaatgatcttcacagaaataaattgtggaattagttgacaaaataagagcatcttgcctccatgccatttaaccactttattcgtatttatttattgtttggtacgtatatgaataatttgtctggcgtttttatcgttgtagtttcacattggggcaccatacagtatttataatacgaggaattcattatttattaaaaaacacaattgactgtcatacacaaacacggctgtttcgcgaggtgtgacgtcattcaagacgccatgacaatcttggcctttttcgcggtcaatttcaagttcatttctaaaaactcaaaatactaacataaaaaacctatttttcttaaaatagtctatttttggggtgaaatagatgctaagctatagttttaaactaatttccaaattttgtcaactagcctattgttattgttatgataagtgtattttttttctttcaccaCTACTAAAACACTCACAaatttgaacatttaaaaaataaatttataattaaattgacattGTACAATAAGATAAGATTAAGCAAGTTCTAGACCAATGATATTGCaccaatttgctgtcaaatgctATTTGGCTATTTTCCTATTGTGGTTGAAATAGAATATATGTAGTTTCATATAACCCtgtgcgcgcgcatcataaaaattcactaatatttttttcataatgcaCAAACATAAGTATAACATAAAAAGCAACAAAGTTATTATTCATAACAAACATAACGTAATTATTCTAGCGGCAAGATACGATGGCCGTtttgacacattaaaaaagtgatgtgaaatgtaaatttattatcgatataatatattcaaatctttgttttttgcaagtaatttaattcaagtttttgttgcaagtagtatctgattaaaaaggtttaataaaaaaaatataaaatcagtttaagtaatatattcgaacgaaatcaatttaaatcaaaaattggaattagaatgaataactttataaacacattacaataaacatatataaataaaataaaaaatttataaaatagataaaatatttactgtcaaCACAAATATAACACCGACTAGGAGTCGAGTGTAAGAGTGTGACGTACACgttacgcaaaaaaaaaaaaaagttatcttcgCGGTACcctaatatttgtagtttagaaatcacattcgataaattttatgactaactgcacgtcactattgacaaaaaagaacaacaatttgctccttgatgtaattatttattaaatacgaaacttcATGACCGGGCAAACGTCAAAACGGCCATCATAGCGTGCCGCTACTATAAAGGGTTAATTACGTCACTTTACGATCTGACAGGATGTTATATTTGAGAAAGCTCTGTGTAAAGTGTAAACATAATAAGTAGttatcagaaatattaattacacacACTTCTAAGTAGTACtagtaaagttttattagtTTGTAACTGATATGCATTCAGTTTAAGTACTGTCTGtacctaaatattaaattacacgtttatatagaaaaaggttttatgtagACCATTATACGTTTATATCTTAACTAGTCACCCGCCCCAGATTCGCAAGGGTGCATTAATGAtacttaatattactatattggCATAATATACGAAGTTCATTGCTTTTTGTCagtagacaatacaaaccgctagttcctgcattttaaatctgtaatattatttgataaggattaatttTGCATTGCtttaaatcgcttcgaaaattagccattatttctcgtaaaaactAAAGGATTAAACTGGTTAttatgggttatccctaagagatagacatatgtACCTATACTATCGCAGACTTTTTTGTCGacctttttaaagtgtacaatattgtagtacagTGTTTTGATCTGtcttgtagggttcagccagcgtttgcaatgtaagcgcaaataaatgtgtttatttacgacaccacattagaaacctttaaaaactaaaactatcAGTGTTTCTTTAGTACATTGTgcatgtgttatacatataaacattcctctcgaatcactctatctaaaaaaaactgcatgaaaatccattgtgtaattttaaagatctaagcataaacAGGGACAGACCGACAGCAGTAACCGACTTTGTACTTACATACCTTGTaactgacaatcttgttgagtttaacgccaagaaaacacaggtgtgcgctctcacagcgaaaaagtcaccattttcccctcctccttccctctgtggcaccacgctggagatacatagcaaagtcgccatactgggaatcgacgttcggtgcgacctcaatccaaaggatcacatcgaggctgttataaaaacagcctcacgtaaactcggagtcctgaacaaggtgcggcgttttttcgcgcctgctcaactgctcctgctgtataaaacacaggtacggtcctgcgttgaatattgctcgcacctctgggatggctccgctaagtacctactggaggccttggatcggttgcagcgacgtgcggttcgcattattggcgatgtaaaggtcaccaacaccctcgagcctttacaattgcgtcgagagatagcggcactcagcgctttctatcgaatgtgtcacggcgagtgctcagaggaactattctcccttattcctgcttcccctttccttcacaagtccacgcgtgctggttctcgatgtcaccgcctaactgtgacatcaattccatcgcgtacaaagaaatttggcaactcttttctttgtcgcacttccaaaacatggaattctttaccagcgcacgtatttccctcctcttatgacctgggttccttcaagcgaggcgtgaagaggcatcttgcgggccggcaaggcgggggcggctagagcagatcacctttcccaactgcactagccgtcgtcgcgtttggactctactaccacttaccatcaggtggagcagagtcatttgccctcccgggcaataaaaaaaaaaaaaaaaaactttgtacttTGATACTGTATATGTAATGATAGTTAAAACATATAACGCTAATACGCCTATAAAGCTTCGAGTCGGCATAAATTTTtccaacatattaaataataaatgtttgagataaaaccttaaataattatacatctaAACCTTCCTATCTTTCCTATTTCTATTTCtgttcatattcaatatatgtacttaattagattgacaaaaaaaaaacccgctgtgtttctttcgccggttcttctcaggtcagggtgtttccttttcggaaccggtggtagtgtttaatttgaatattaataagtaagtgtaatgcttctatattgaataaaggaatttgagtttgagtttgagtttccTCATGAATTACatcgatataatatttcatgtgCAAAAATCTATGCTGATAAATGAGCGATTTTCATGTCTTTTATGAATTAGctcataataataactttaatatgaTTTGAGTAAGATTGTCTATTTGATTGGATTGTAGATGTGTACGTTTTAGCAAAggtagtatagtatagtataaaaaatacacattgaTTGTGCTTTTTTCGTGCTCGCTCgctaaaaagtttaattagtggggggtggtagtcactttccatcacgtgAGCCTCCATATAGTTTGtcaactatatcataaaaaaaaatttactatctTGAAGTATCAAGTTATGTTTAAGTTTTGTCACAGAAGGACTAATACTTTTGGGACGGCTTGAGTTCTAAGtcgtattttaacaaatatcatGGAACAGAGTTCATGTTGGATTTCTGAGCACGTTTGCGCCGGCTATCTTAAAAATGTTGAATGAAAACAACATctcattttacattaacatttcCGTTCGTGAACCTGTATCGAGTGGTTGTGaacatgattaaattattttgttcatttttttgTTCTGTTCTAGGTTCTCAAAGTGTACATTTTGACAATATACAGACATGGCTGGTGATTGttggtgagtttttttttttttaaattaatttcgtatattttttttaatattctaccgatattataaacgcacacgtaactctgtctgtttgttaccaTATCGTAataagcaataattatatatttttattttattttcgggaaacatacagcatagtataatacacaaacatttgaTTCCAAAATGAGTCTTACATAAGCCAATAAAGTTTCCactgttacattaaaacatggAGTAAAtctaataagataattaaataataattaatagataatcaaaatacatatataaaattaggtttttttttaaagtattttaaattgtaacagaAATAACCAACAAAACAAAGAGTATTAATGACTCGATGTTCTTTCTCTATAGCAAAATGAAACAACATCGAGAAACACGACAAGATTAGACTCAAATTTTTGAAGttacatatttgatttattttgaataaatctaaaaaacgtgataactcaaaaatggttcacttttgcatcatgcatatggggattaaaattatcgcaaatagtcacccctatcacctcctaacgggaatacgtcgaattaccagtAATCctgtattaatatgtatacCTAACATgtatttggttattattttcttgattttgatttcaattttcttttaccTAATGTCATCACACGGAGGGCACGGAAGGGTAGGGTTGACAACCCTAGCTTGTATTcctgaattaaattattcttgttcttaaattacaaaaaaaaatgagtagTATGAATTTATTAACTTCTTCCCTagaaacgtaaaattattaaacaaaagtgTATGCTATTAGTTTCTTGGTAGTATGCACAAAGCGTTTTTGGTGCCataatatcaatactaataccatatcttttttaaattcacaaatGCTAATTTAACACATACTGTATTAGTTGAACTAATTTTAACTGAGCTCACAAGTTGTAAGGCGtttttaagaaatgttaattttgtatCTTGTGCGAGCGTCCGATCGTCATGAAACTTAACAAAGAGGTATCGCGTGTACTGGATTGTAATTGTTATTGAAAGGTAcatacttaaattttttatacacatatttatGATGTCGAAATTTCTGGTATTAATAATACCTTTAATATGAatagtcaatatatttttattatattccaaaTGGGTAGACCACTTGCACGTTTTCCTCCACCCatacacattggcgctgtaaaaaatatctattcatTATCCACAACcagaacaaagatgttatgttcctgatagttccactggctcactcgcccttcaagccgaaacaaaacaaaataattacctatactaattattattatcaacttAATTCTCAATCAATTTGGGTTGCTAactatacgataaaaaaaaaaaaaaaacatttttaaacatatttactattcgtttatttatttatctataattaagataaacaatACATCTGATATTctgtaatgtataatatttaatttgttaattaggtagttattatttgtatagtaaATTAACGAAATTGTCTCAAATATTATTGGCTAGGCCAAACCACAAGAGGGCAAAAgtcaaatatacaacatttgacTATAATcagtcgagagcttgaataatctatgatatccATGAATTTTAGGAAAAATGCAGTTTTGAACGTCGACTTATCGCTATTGACGTTTAAGTGTTattgaaacttaaataaaattaaagtagatataagtagttaagtgtaatagtgttgtattatttataaaaggcaTTTTAATCGTGAACCTCTTGTAGTGCTTAATATAGCTCAGCAATTATCATATCGTTAGGAATAcctaaatctaagatttgtttatcttcataccttatttgattggaatagagtataaagTACTTTGACACTGAATTGACGCCATATCATTGGTTGCCATTTTGGACAATCTACGATAATAATTGTAgtttcgcaaaaaaaaaaaactgttatgaaTGTCGGTAAGTTGTTCTCGGAATTTCGGAAGAAGATAGATAAGTTTATATCTAAGTCGTTTTATTCTTCTTGATTAATaatgttatctttatttatactttataacacGACACTATTCCACTTcacaaattatacttaaaattaccgacttttttttcatttaataacattttgtagTTAACTCTCTTTTCTACGCCATTAGTAGGTGGACGGGTATAAATGGGGAAGCTAATGGTTTAAttatggtcaccactgcccatagtaAGTACTGTCTGGCGGTacgatatctgatgagtgggtgatacctacccctACGTGCTTGCACAGAAGCCCTACCAAGATACATAAGAAGcttgtaatttgtttaaaatatttttgtcttttcaGCCCGCTATGTTGTCTACAACTTGATTATAAAAGGCATACACGAATCGAGTGTTCTCGGTTTCAACCACTTTCAAACTAGGAGTAAATTagatttcaacaaaatttatgATCAGAGCAAAATCTTCCTGATAATATTCGCAGGATCTATGTGCGTCTTAGTTTATTCGAAGCAACGAGTTTTCGACGaaggatttttattgttttttattggaCACCTCATAGCAAAATATCCTGAAATTGTAAGTATAACAaagtatttactcatttttttatgttataagttgTCGCAcgagcaaattggccacctgatggcaggtggtcaccaccgcctatagatgATTAAAACTATCGATGATTGAACTAAGATGTTCACTGGCTCATtgacccttcaaatcggaactaaatactgttttttgtcggtaaaatatctgatgaaactttaatgtttgtaaaataatataattataatattttaattaaatatgtttaagtgCTGGCTACTATGTATGTGTAGTACTTACCTTATTATCTACTTACGTTATTATCAGCCTAGCTTATAGTTCTTCCGATTATGATGTACTGAGTACGAATCTGGTCGGTACAATTCGGTCCATTAAAGAGTAATTAGGTTGTCTTAAGAAGTTTTTAACAGCTGTTCCAATTAGAAAGTCCCTCTGTCAGACGTGAGCCTTTCCTCTGATCTCTATACCATTGTGCTAGAATTTCATCGCATCGGACTATGAGAGGAGGGAATAGAGAATGCACCTGTGTTTATGCAGatgaaaatgttattgtttgagATCTATTAACAGGGATTAACCCTGTAACATTTGTTTCCTGTTGCCATTTTGAATTAACATTACTAAAGTACCCGTCACgagaagctataaattatgtaaacaaacatcttttactaagtaaacattttatactgcgagataataataaattgaccatattcaatcgacatgaaatataaacgggttatatgaaagtaacaacctatttaatttagtcgAATCATATTTTAACGACGCAAAGTGCTATCGTTTGTGTTTTTTGGTACCGGAACTCGTCCGTCGCAGGGATTGTAAACTATCgggacgccattttgaaataaacgcgTCATTCGAGTTTCGAATGCGTACGAGTTTGTTTCATTGCTTTGCATATATCGCAAATCtggttgttattgttaattttacttatgaatctgacgaataattattcttaaataatatattttaattaatatttgttacttaataatttattaaatcttaaacaaattcattttttttgttggtcCAAATGTTGTGAACTCCTGAacacttgtttacaaaatttatagcttCTCATGACGGTTACTttaggattttatttttttcgacgaGTAGATGTCACCTTTGAAAGAATCTTATAATTGTCTATCGAGTTAATCAAATTGGCTCAGTGACAcggtgttattaatttttaaattttattttatataggcattgagccgagatggcccagtggttagaacgcgtgcatcttaaccgatgatttcgggtcgtgtttataaatcatctcgtcctcggcggtgaaggaaaacatcgtgaggaaacctgcatgtgtctaatttctgccctatgtgtattccacatactcgcattggagcagcgtggtggaatatgcttcaaaccttctcctcaaagggagaggaggccttagtccagcagtgggaaatttacaggctgttaatgtaatgtaatgtaatgtaatgtaatatagatatatttacagTCCTAACCTTTTCTCGGTCACACAGGAACAAAAATCTTCGACAATAAACTATGGTGTAGGAATGGCGTGCAGTTTCTTCGAAGGGTACCTCGCGCACATCATTCCCAATGATGGGGCACGGTTCGTGGGCTTCGAAGAGAACATCAACATATACGAAGCGAAGCAAGGCGTTGTATTTCCAgtgaagaaattatttatagtcaTCACGAAGTCGCTCTACTGTCCCCCGGATTTGAAACAGTTCAATAAGAAAAACCAACGGCTTCCGTATTTGGAAGCTTGTCAGGTTAGTGCACCGGTTggttttgttatttgtaatagcataataacaataatagctCTGACCAACAGCTTagcacattttatatttttgcatttactCAAGTTATCCATGTAATTTTCTATTTCAATTGGGATTCTATTTCCCGTCCCAAGATATCGTGTGGGCGACCAATCATTAGCGTGCAAACAGACGTGAATCGTAtaagctaattattattattcctaatTTACCAgtctcttaatttttttgttaatgtacTTTCATCCTCGCCTGGCTTGCGTTTTACGCGTTGACCGTCAGGTCGCCTGTGTCCTTT is drawn from Vanessa atalanta chromosome 16, ilVanAtal1.2, whole genome shotgun sequence and contains these coding sequences:
- the LOC125069902 gene encoding stimulator of interferon genes protein-like; this translates as MSKKNDKLYIYALEIFFACGISFGSQSVHFDNIQTWLVIVARYVVYNLIIKGIHESSVLGFNHFQTRSKLDFNKIYDQSKIFLIIFAGSMCVLVYSKQRVFDEGFLLFFIGHLIAKYPEIEQKSSTINYGVGMACSFFEGYLAHIIPNDGARFVGFEENINIYEAKQGVVFPVKKLFIVITKSLYCPPDLKQFNKKNQRLPYLEACQSLEDVEKDVAGVKNRTYRNSAYKIYRPGLAPVYLAAECATPLHTLHRVLERRALYPELLNIDTQEIVSDFCTMLRSIISKSSDCRDKCELVFYDDKDPNLNLADILLEKIRELEPDFENIITTEPR